A section of the Tenrec ecaudatus isolate mTenEca1 chromosome 10, mTenEca1.hap1, whole genome shotgun sequence genome encodes:
- the CORO6 gene encoding coronin-6 has protein sequence MSRRVVRQSKFRHVFGQAAKADQTYEDIRVSKVTWDSSFCAVNPKFLAIIVEAGGGGAFMVLALAKTGRVDKNHPLVTGHTAPVLDIDWCPHNDNVIASASDDTTVMVWQIPDYTPVRNITEPIITLEGHSKRVGIIAWHPTARNILLSAGGDNVIIIWNVGTGEALLSLDDLHPDVIHSVCWNGNGSLLATTCKDKTLRVIDPRKSQVVAERARPHEGARPLRAVFTADGKLLSTGFSRMSERQLALWDPNNFEEPVALQEMDTSNGVLLPFYDPDSSIVYLCGKGDSSIRYFEITDEAPFVHYLNTFSSKEPQRGMGFMPKRGLDVSKCEIARFYKLHERKCEPIIMTVPRKSDLFQDDLYPDTPGPEPALEADEWASGQDAEPVLISLRDGYVPPKHRELRVTKRNVLDVRPPSGPRRSQSASDAPLSQQHTVETLLEEIKALREHVQAQEQRITALENMLVELVDGTD, from the exons ATGAGCCGGCGCGTGGTTCGTCAGAGCAAGTTCCGCCATGTGTTCGGGCAGGCAGCGAAGGCTGACCAGACCTACGAGGACATCCGTGTGTCCAAGGTCACGTGGGACAGCTCCTTCTGCGCCGTCAACCCCAAGTTTCTGGCCATCATTGTGGAGGCTGGAGGCGGGGGTGCCTTCATGGTCCTGGCTCTCGCCAAG ACAGGGCGAGTAGATAAGAACCACCCACTAGTCACTGGGCACACTGCTCCTGTACTGGACATCGACTGGTGCCCACACAATGACAACGTCATCGCCAGTGCCTCGGACGACACCACTGTCATG GTGTGGCAGATACCAGACTACACCCCGGTGCGGAATATTACTGAGCCCATCATCACACTCGAGGGCCACTCCAAGCGTGTGGGCATCATCGCCTGGCACCCCACCGCCCGCAACATCCTGCTCAGCGCAG GCGGTGACAATGTGATTATCATCTGGAACGTGGGCACCGGGGAAGCGCTGCTGAGCCTGGATGACCTGCATCCGGACGTCATCCACAGCGTGTGCTGGAACGGCAATGGGAGCCTGCTGGCCACCACCTGCAAGGACAAGACCCTGCGCGTCATCGACCCCCGCAAGAGCCAGGTGGTGGCG GAGCGAGCCCGGCCTCACGAGGGCGCCCGCCCGCTGCGGGCCGTCTTCACCGCGGACGGGAAGCTGCTCAGCACCGGCTTCAGCAGGATGAGTGAGCGGCAACTCGCGCTCTGGGACCCG AATAACTTTGAGGAGCCGGTGGCACTTCAAGAGATGGACACGAGCAACGGGGTTCTACTGCCCTTCTATGATCCCGACTCCAGCATCGTCTACCTGTGTGGCAAG GGCGACAGCAGCATTCGGTACTTTGAGATCACGGATGAGGCGCCCTTCGTGCACTACCTGAACACGTTCAGCAGCAAGGAGCCGCAGCGGGGCATGGGGTTCATGCCCAAGCGGGGTCTGGACGTCAGCAAGTGCGAGATCGCCCG GTTCTACAAGCTGCACGAAAGGAAGTGCGAGCCTATCATCATGACCGTGCCTCGCAAG TCAGACCTCTTCCAGGACGACCTGTACCCGGACACGCCGGGCCCCGAGCCGGCCTTAGAAGCCGACGAGTGGGCGTCGGGCCAGGACGCCGAGCCAGTGCTAATCTCGCTGCGGGACGGCTACGTGCCCCCCAAGCACCGCGAGCTCCGGGTCACCAAGCGCAACGTCCTAGATGTCCGCCCACCCTCAGGGCCCCGTCGCAGCCAGTCGGCCAGCGACGCCCCGCTCTCG CAGCAGCACACAGTGGAGACTCTGCTGGAGGAGATCAAGGCCCTGCGCGAGCAcgtgcaggcccaggagcagcgCATCACGGCGTTGGAAAACATGCTGGTGGAGCTGGTGGACGGCACCGACTAG